A stretch of the Polynucleobacter tropicus genome encodes the following:
- the lptF gene encoding LPS export ABC transporter permease LptF, whose protein sequence is MIFKSALRRELSFTTGGVFLVLVTIMVTTLVIRILGYAANGTVNPEDAIVLIALATLGYLAVLLTVSLFVATLIVLVRWYKDSEMIVWFASGLSISNLIRPILQFATPLIIVIALLALFVWPWANRETTLISQRFQQRDDVSMVSAGQFKESARAERIFFIEELDVDKSEVKNIFVADNKNGRLSIAVASTGFIQNSEGGEKSIVLRNGRRYEGYPTEPDFRILEFNDYTTKIRSKEALAPAPRDREKTISELLNDGNPNAINANRAELLWRIGLPLMALGLVLIAIPLAYVNPRLGNYTAMFYAVLIYLIYSNLLNLTQNFVAQGKFSVFVGVWPIHLLALLIATILIRNRINPSVKWWRRQLPAALAKK, encoded by the coding sequence ATGATCTTTAAAAGTGCCCTCCGCCGCGAACTAAGCTTTACTACTGGTGGGGTCTTTTTGGTGCTGGTAACCATTATGGTCACCACCTTGGTGATTCGAATCCTAGGTTATGCAGCTAACGGCACTGTCAACCCCGAGGATGCCATCGTACTGATCGCATTAGCCACCCTAGGTTACCTTGCTGTTTTATTAACCGTTTCACTATTTGTTGCCACCCTCATTGTCTTGGTGCGTTGGTACAAAGACTCGGAAATGATCGTCTGGTTCGCTAGCGGACTAAGTATCAGCAACTTAATTCGGCCAATTTTGCAATTTGCTACGCCACTCATTATTGTGATCGCCCTACTCGCTCTTTTTGTGTGGCCTTGGGCCAATCGCGAGACAACGCTGATTAGTCAACGCTTTCAGCAACGCGATGACGTCTCGATGGTGAGCGCTGGACAATTCAAAGAATCCGCCCGAGCCGAGCGGATTTTCTTTATCGAAGAGCTTGATGTCGACAAGAGTGAAGTTAAGAATATTTTCGTTGCGGACAATAAAAATGGGCGCCTGAGCATTGCCGTTGCCTCTACTGGATTCATTCAAAACTCAGAAGGCGGAGAAAAATCTATCGTGCTTCGTAATGGGCGTCGCTATGAAGGATATCCCACAGAGCCTGATTTCCGGATATTGGAATTCAATGACTACACCACCAAGATTCGCAGCAAAGAGGCTCTAGCACCAGCACCTCGTGATAGAGAAAAAACCATTTCTGAATTGCTAAACGACGGCAACCCCAATGCCATCAATGCGAACCGCGCTGAATTGCTATGGCGCATAGGCCTGCCACTCATGGCATTGGGTTTAGTGCTCATTGCCATTCCCCTCGCTTACGTCAATCCCCGCCTCGGCAATTACACCGCTATGTTTTATGCGGTTCTCATCTATTTGATTTACAGCAACTTACTGAATCTCACGCAAAATTTTGTTGCCCAAGGAAAGTTCAGCGTATTTGTTGGTGTCTGGCCTATTCACCTGCTGGCCTTACTGATCGCGACGATATTAATTCGTAATCGTATTAACCCATCAGTGAAGTGGTGGCGTCGTCAATTACCTGCTGCATTAGCTAAAAAATGA
- the lptG gene encoding LPS export ABC transporter permease LptG, with product MKLLFPHIYERYLAKQIYVAFGFILFALVALFLFFDILSELGSVQGSYTLPLALLHVLLKAPGRISEIIPIAGLIGSIYVFAMMASQSEFTILRIAGLDVKRGLIALTKISIPLIVLTLVMSEWAGPYAENKSEQIRMKALGATYSSQFKTGVWVKDRLRDEDGSGPVRPGVRYVNVGNVDKDNEIRNIRMYEFNDTYNLLSIRSAPSGHFDEGGIWVLNDVTETRFKEIKQSDPLNPVFSAQTFTHPILTLESEVTPQILNVLLISPEKMSIVSLGRFIAHLQENKQDAKRHAIAFWKKVIYPLTIFVMLALALPFAYLKVRAGSVGIKVFGGIMLGMSFQLFNSLFSNVGLLSAWPALLTALIPPMFYFFLALVALRWVSKA from the coding sequence ATGAAATTGCTCTTTCCCCATATTTACGAACGCTATTTAGCCAAGCAAATTTATGTTGCGTTTGGTTTTATCTTGTTTGCATTGGTAGCGCTATTTCTATTTTTTGACATCCTGAGCGAACTGGGATCAGTACAAGGCAGCTACACTCTACCGCTAGCGCTATTACATGTTTTATTAAAAGCGCCAGGCCGTATTTCTGAAATCATTCCTATTGCAGGCCTGATCGGCAGTATCTATGTGTTCGCGATGATGGCCAGTCAATCCGAGTTCACCATCCTGCGTATCGCTGGATTAGATGTGAAGCGCGGTCTGATTGCGCTCACCAAGATTTCTATCCCATTAATCGTTCTCACGCTTGTGATGAGTGAATGGGCTGGTCCATATGCTGAGAATAAGTCAGAGCAGATCCGTATGAAGGCGCTTGGCGCTACATACTCCTCGCAATTTAAGACCGGTGTTTGGGTTAAAGATCGCCTACGTGATGAGGATGGTAGCGGTCCTGTACGCCCTGGAGTTCGTTATGTCAACGTGGGAAATGTTGATAAGGACAATGAGATTCGCAACATTCGCATGTATGAATTCAACGATACCTACAATTTGCTTTCCATTCGTAGTGCACCCTCTGGTCACTTTGATGAGGGTGGTATTTGGGTTCTCAATGATGTAACCGAGACACGTTTCAAGGAAATAAAACAATCTGATCCACTAAATCCTGTATTTAGTGCGCAAACATTTACTCACCCGATTTTGACTTTGGAATCTGAGGTAACGCCCCAAATTTTGAATGTGCTCTTAATTAGTCCAGAAAAAATGTCGATTGTGAGCTTGGGTCGCTTTATTGCGCATCTCCAAGAAAATAAACAAGATGCAAAACGCCATGCGATCGCATTCTGGAAAAAAGTGATCTACCCCCTCACTATTTTCGTGATGCTTGCTCTCGCACTGCCCTTTGCATATTTAAAGGTGCGCGCTGGTAGCGTGGGTATCAAAGTATTCGGCGGCATCATGCTTGGCATGAGTTTCCAACTTTTTAATTCTTTATTCTCCAATGTGGGGCTGCTGAGCGCATGGCCGGCACTTTTGACAGCTTTAATTCCCCCAATGTTTTATTTCTTCTTAGCCCTTGTAGCGCTAAGATGGGTTTCTAAAGCCTAA
- a CDS encoding CysB family HTH-type transcriptional regulator gives MNLHQFRFVREAVRQNFNLTAAAKALFTSQPGVSKAIIELEDELGVEIFRRHGKRIRSLTEPGKRILVSIERILDEVETLKRVGKDFASQDQGNFVIATTHTQARYALPKVLTEFTKRFPKVRVSIQQGSPGQIAELLIHDRADIAIATEGIANTPGVLALPGYQWQHVIMVPLSHPLLNQATVTLEEIAKYPIITYDKAFAGRSKIDAAFAQRGITPDIILEAIDADVIKTYVEAGMGIGIVAGHAYDTDRDRNLKVVPVGHLFGNNVTHIGVKQGAYLRSFVYTFIELFSPTLTKKIVEQAMNEKAETYEI, from the coding sequence ATGAATTTGCATCAATTTCGCTTTGTCCGTGAAGCCGTTCGTCAGAACTTTAATTTGACCGCTGCTGCTAAAGCCCTCTTCACTTCACAACCTGGTGTTTCAAAAGCCATCATTGAACTTGAGGATGAGCTCGGCGTAGAAATTTTTCGTCGACACGGCAAACGCATTCGCTCGCTAACAGAACCGGGCAAACGCATCTTGGTTTCTATTGAGCGCATTCTGGATGAAGTGGAAACTTTGAAACGCGTGGGCAAAGATTTTGCGAGCCAAGATCAAGGCAACTTCGTTATTGCGACTACACATACTCAAGCACGTTATGCGCTTCCTAAAGTACTTACAGAATTTACTAAGCGCTTTCCAAAAGTGCGTGTCAGTATTCAACAGGGTAGCCCAGGGCAAATTGCTGAACTCCTTATTCATGATCGCGCCGATATCGCAATTGCTACCGAGGGTATTGCGAATACCCCTGGAGTGCTTGCCCTGCCTGGATACCAGTGGCAACACGTCATCATGGTTCCACTAAGCCACCCCTTGCTAAATCAAGCCACTGTTACCTTAGAAGAAATCGCAAAATATCCCATCATTACTTATGACAAAGCTTTTGCTGGTCGTAGCAAAATTGATGCTGCATTTGCGCAGCGCGGCATCACTCCCGACATTATCTTGGAAGCGATTGATGCTGACGTGATTAAGACCTATGTTGAGGCTGGCATGGGCATTGGTATTGTTGCTGGGCATGCATACGACACTGACAGAGATCGCAATCTGAAAGTTGTTCCTGTGGGTCATTTATTTGGAAACAACGTCACCCACATTGGCGTGAAGCAAGGCGCTTATCTACGTTCTTTTGTGTACACCTTCATTGAACTGTTCTCGCCAACACTCACCAAGAAAATTGTTGAGCAGGCTATGAATGAAAAGGCGGAGACTTACGAGATCTAG